GAGGCGGGTCGGTGGAAACAGCGCCGACGCCGTGGTCACCGGACAGCGAGGCGCGCCCATGGAAGGAGCCGTCCGGCAGCGCCAGAAGCCAGCACCAGCTGATTTACACCAGGAACTGCACCAGGAACGTTGACAACCTACGGCGGCACACGAGGTGACCTCGGCACGCCGAGGTCAGCCATCGACGGCCGCCCGAGGTACCGACTCTCCGGTCGCGTCGATCCCGTACGGATCGGCCGACCGGGCCAGGTGAACGGGAGGTGGATCGCGTGGACATCGTGGTCAAGGGCAGGCACACCGCGGTTCCGGAACGGTTCCGCAGGCATGTCCAGGCCAAACTCGCGAAGCTCGAGCGGCTCGACTCCAAGGTCATGCTGGTCGACGTCGAACTCTCCAAGGAACACAACCCTCGGCTGTCGGACAGCTCCGACCGGGTCGAGCTCACCGTGTATTCGCGGGGCCCGGTGATCCGTGCGGAGGCCGCCGCGGCCGACGCCTACGCCGCGCTCGACCGCGCCACCGCCAAGCTGGCGGAGCGCCTGCGCCGGGCTTCGGACCGACGGGTCCGCCACCACGCCAACCACGCGGGTGCGAACCACCCGGTTCCCGGCCGGGCGGGCACCATCCCGGACCTGCCCGTCGTCCCGACCGGCCGCCAGCCGGAGACGGACTCAACCAGCTCGCCGGTCCCAGGCCTCGAGGACGGCGCGCCGGGCCTGGCCGCCGTCGGCGCCGAGGCCGGCGCGAAGCGGCCGAGCTGGTCGGCCGCCGACGACGGCGACGATTCCGACTACTCGCCGATGGTGGTACGCGAGAAGACGCACGCCGCCGCGCCCATGACGCTCGACGACGCCCTGTCGAACATGGAGCTCGTCGGGCACGACTTCTACCTTTTCCTTGACGCTGCCAGCGGCCTGCCCAGTGTCGTGTACCGCCGATGCGGCTACGACTACGGCGTCATCCGGCTCGAGGGAGCGGTCGGAGACGGCGTGGTCGGTGCCCGAGAACGAACGGCAGCGGTCATTTCCGCCGTGTGACGGTCGATCCCCCCTGCCGGCGTGGGACCATTTGCCTTGGGTGTCGGACTCCCGGCATCGGTGCACACGGCACGTTCCACGGGCTGTGCCCTCGGCGTCGCGACGCCGAGGGCACAGCCCCGCAGGAGCGGTTCCAGGGGAGGTCGGAGATGACGGTGGACGAGCAGCGTTCCGAGGAGGCGCTGCGGACGCCATCGGAGGCGAATCCCATCCGGGTGCTCATCGTCGATGACCATGCCCTGTTCCGGCGCGGCCTGGAGATGGTCCTGGCGCAGGAGGTCGACATCGAGGTTGTCGGTGAGGCCGCCGACGG
The Parafrankia discariae genome window above contains:
- the hpf gene encoding ribosome hibernation-promoting factor, HPF/YfiA family codes for the protein MDIVVKGRHTAVPERFRRHVQAKLAKLERLDSKVMLVDVELSKEHNPRLSDSSDRVELTVYSRGPVIRAEAAAADAYAALDRATAKLAERLRRASDRRVRHHANHAGANHPVPGRAGTIPDLPVVPTGRQPETDSTSSPVPGLEDGAPGLAAVGAEAGAKRPSWSAADDGDDSDYSPMVVREKTHAAAPMTLDDALSNMELVGHDFYLFLDAASGLPSVVYRRCGYDYGVIRLEGAVGDGVVGARERTAAVISAV